A region of Chloracidobacterium sp. DNA encodes the following proteins:
- a CDS encoding glycosyltransferase family 2 protein — MKTRKIEIITPVHNRREETLQCLRSLARIDKTGLQVHIIVVDDGSTDGTAEAIAADFPDVEIIKGDGNLWYTAGTNRGLEAALRHDPDYILAINNDSIFDEKCILSMVKCAEKYPRSIIGSLLLDWSTPHRIFQVAPRWELLRGGYRHWFQQTIWTVPERPWEVELIVGNCVLYPAKAVRDNGLMDEKHLVQYGDAEYTPRMRRRGWRLLIEPRARTFCKPNDPATGFRKLSLAKKLSRFFFDSTGPYSFRRKFYGSMGGAPNLVEGLLAIPIYYLRLLIGKNTEGAWALQQHEEPLSKTFAAAVIDE, encoded by the coding sequence ATGAAAACACGAAAAATTGAGATCATCACGCCGGTTCATAATCGCCGCGAAGAGACGCTCCAATGTTTGAGAAGTCTCGCGCGGATCGACAAAACAGGCTTGCAGGTTCACATCATCGTCGTCGATGACGGTTCAACAGACGGGACTGCGGAGGCTATTGCAGCCGATTTTCCGGATGTTGAGATCATTAAGGGCGACGGCAACCTTTGGTACACGGCCGGAACGAATCGCGGATTAGAAGCCGCTCTTCGTCACGATCCCGATTATATTCTTGCGATAAATAACGATTCGATCTTCGATGAAAAGTGCATCCTGAGCATGGTCAAATGTGCCGAAAAATATCCACGGTCAATCATCGGCTCGCTTCTTCTGGATTGGTCAACACCGCATAGGATCTTTCAGGTCGCACCGCGTTGGGAATTGTTGCGAGGCGGTTATCGCCATTGGTTTCAACAAACGATATGGACCGTTCCGGAACGCCCCTGGGAAGTCGAGTTGATCGTTGGCAACTGTGTTCTGTATCCTGCCAAAGCGGTAAGGGATAACGGTTTAATGGACGAAAAGCACCTCGTCCAATATGGTGACGCAGAATACACACCACGAATGCGCCGACGAGGCTGGCGACTGCTCATCGAGCCGCGTGCCCGAACCTTTTGCAAGCCAAACGATCCAGCAACAGGATTTCGGAAATTGTCTCTAGCGAAGAAACTCAGCCGTTTCTTTTTTGACTCTACAGGCCCATATAGTTTCCGGCGCAAATTTTATGGGAGCATGGGAGGCGCGCCAAATCTAGTTGAAGGTTTGTTGGCAATTCCGATCTACTATTTGCGTTTGCTCATCGGGAAAAATACTGAGGGAGCTTGGGCACTTCAACAACACGAAGAACCGCTATCAAAAACGTTTGCGGCGGCTGTGATCGATGAATAA
- a CDS encoding polysaccharide biosynthesis tyrosine autokinase produces the protein MKETRGIIKSPLTETTELESNFETPFAPVGRYPAYRDINQREGFQLADYWRAIRKRLWLVLGIAVLMTTLAAIYMARKPNVYRAQAVVQVDNEQNNPDLVTTDRQRPISNPDPSYFNTQLQLLWSESLLRRAVKEHDLDTNKELLQAKAETGSSAWRSILKSIGLATADKNDKAGTVRLEESGLASSDEIAEAVRLTPFVELIRRNLEIEPRRESRATVKDTRLIDLAFSNTNPELAAFIVNSIAETFTTVNQEKRSGTSRKTNDFLQERIATLQTDIQNDEQKLADLTRSEGILKTGTDQTIVIDRLSGLNKDLLVAENERKNAEADFMTVSNSPDKVKALAEEKMASFITQQDNITRTLQADLLKKIAELRKDRAQKLQEFQEGTDVIREIDDQIKSYEESIDKAVAKFNTYRETYRERAAKELLENLRTKYLQAKSKEDKIRADFNKQYNEAQGQNQGAVNIRLLEQNIETNRGFLDNLRKQVSGNDIAAQGSDNNISVIEIAIPPELPIGPRRLMTVFAALFLSTLFGMGLALVLEYLDDSIRSTEEIEQFLQLPALAAIPRIDQLQKRKLLLVGSDNETGVDYLASELLIHADPRSSLAEAYRHLRTSILLSTAGHAPKSLLITSSLPSEGKTTTATNTAISLAQTGAKVLIIDADMRRPRLHSIFDIDNRAGLSTLLASELSDAEIDDAIRQDEKSKLYLLTSGPIPPNPAELIGSEQMATLLRMLQNRFTHIVVDSPPIASFTDGVLIASMVDGVILVVHSGKSSKQVVRRSRQLLNEIGAKVFGVVLNNVNLNSQDNYYHYQSYYHSDNYRSDDQQNG, from the coding sequence ATGAAAGAGACCCGTGGAATAATTAAAAGCCCTTTGACGGAGACTACTGAGCTTGAGAGCAATTTTGAAACTCCTTTTGCTCCAGTCGGACGATACCCTGCATATCGCGATATCAATCAGCGCGAAGGGTTTCAGTTGGCGGACTATTGGCGTGCCATCCGCAAGCGTCTCTGGCTTGTGCTCGGCATTGCTGTTTTAATGACCACGCTGGCCGCGATCTACATGGCCCGCAAGCCAAACGTCTATCGGGCACAGGCCGTAGTTCAAGTTGATAACGAGCAAAACAATCCCGACCTCGTCACTACAGACCGTCAGCGGCCAATCTCAAATCCTGATCCGTCATATTTTAATACGCAGCTTCAACTCCTTTGGAGCGAAAGTCTTTTGCGACGTGCCGTCAAGGAACACGATCTCGACACAAATAAAGAACTGCTGCAAGCTAAAGCAGAAACTGGTTCCTCCGCCTGGAGATCGATACTGAAATCTATTGGCTTAGCGACGGCTGATAAAAATGACAAGGCGGGAACGGTTCGCCTTGAAGAGTCTGGGCTTGCAAGTTCCGACGAGATCGCCGAAGCAGTCAGGTTGACACCGTTTGTCGAATTGATCCGCCGTAACCTCGAAATTGAGCCTCGTCGCGAATCAAGGGCGACCGTCAAAGATACGCGTCTCATAGACCTCGCATTTTCTAATACAAATCCAGAACTCGCGGCATTCATCGTAAACAGCATTGCAGAAACATTTACTACCGTAAATCAGGAAAAGCGTTCGGGCACGAGCCGCAAGACTAACGATTTTTTGCAGGAGAGGATCGCCACTCTTCAGACAGATATTCAGAACGACGAACAAAAACTTGCCGATCTGACGCGGAGCGAAGGCATCCTCAAAACCGGCACCGATCAAACGATTGTGATTGATCGGCTCAGCGGTCTAAACAAAGATCTTTTGGTCGCTGAGAACGAGCGAAAGAATGCCGAAGCGGATTTTATGACGGTTAGCAATTCGCCCGACAAGGTCAAGGCCCTTGCCGAGGAGAAAATGGCTTCGTTTATAACCCAGCAAGACAATATCACTCGTACTCTGCAGGCCGATCTACTCAAAAAGATAGCCGAACTCCGTAAGGACCGGGCACAAAAGCTGCAGGAATTTCAGGAAGGCACAGATGTTATTCGCGAGATCGATGACCAGATAAAAAGCTACGAGGAATCCATAGACAAAGCCGTTGCGAAATTTAATACATATCGGGAGACGTATCGCGAAAGGGCGGCAAAGGAACTGCTTGAAAATCTGCGGACAAAATATCTACAGGCTAAGTCGAAAGAAGATAAGATCCGCGCGGATTTTAATAAACAATATAACGAAGCCCAAGGGCAAAATCAGGGTGCAGTTAATATAAGATTGCTTGAGCAAAATATTGAGACCAATAGAGGCTTCTTAGATAACCTGCGAAAGCAAGTGAGCGGAAACGACATCGCCGCTCAAGGCTCCGATAACAACATCAGTGTCATCGAGATCGCGATACCGCCGGAATTGCCAATTGGGCCACGCCGACTTATGACGGTTTTTGCTGCGTTGTTTTTATCGACGCTCTTCGGAATGGGACTCGCATTGGTCTTGGAGTATCTCGATGACTCTATTCGTTCTACGGAAGAGATAGAACAATTTCTGCAGCTTCCGGCACTTGCGGCGATACCGCGTATCGATCAGTTACAGAAACGGAAACTTTTACTTGTCGGATCTGACAACGAGACCGGCGTGGACTATTTGGCGTCGGAGCTGCTTATCCATGCCGATCCGCGCTCGTCTTTGGCAGAGGCCTATCGTCATCTGCGAACTTCAATATTGCTATCGACCGCCGGCCACGCTCCTAAGTCGCTTTTGATCACATCGAGTTTGCCGTCAGAAGGCAAGACCACAACGGCAACAAACACCGCGATCAGTCTCGCCCAAACGGGAGCAAAGGTTCTCATCATTGACGCCGATATGCGTCGGCCTCGGCTGCACTCCATTTTTGACATTGATAATCGCGCGGGACTTAGTACGCTGCTGGCAAGTGAATTGAGCGATGCCGAGATCGACGATGCGATCAGACAGGACGAAAAGTCTAAATTGTATTTGCTCACTTCAGGTCCGATACCGCCAAATCCCGCCGAGCTGATCGGTTCCGAGCAAATGGCAACGTTGCTGAGAATGCTGCAAAATCGATTTACTCACATAGTGGTAGATTCGCCTCCGATAGCGTCGTTTACCGACGGAGTTCTTATCGCATCAATGGTCGATGGTGTAATATTGGTGGTTCATTCAGGCAAAAGCTCGAAACAGGTTGTTCGCCGTTCACGGCAACTGTTGAATGAGATTGGAGCAAAGGTCTTCGGAGTGGTTTTGAATAACGTCAATCTTAACTCTCAGGATAATTACTACCACTACCAGAGCTACTATCATAGTGACAATTACCGCAGCGACGATCAACAAAACGGCTAG
- a CDS encoding SLBB domain-containing protein, whose translation MKKLGICFTFYFLTLFCVVNAFGQAVAPQTAAKPTPPESLIKVISTQTPEEDQYKIGTQDILDVQVFKHPELNQRIAVGPLGTIALFKLEKPVTAVCKTARELANDIEIAYKEKYLRDPDIQVMVLEQKSRSFAVIGAVEKPGNYFISRRVHLLELLAFAGGPNKESGTRVLVARAGSNSNCKENSASAGDDEGIEVMDFKLRDVQEGKQTLWMKAGDVVSVLDADIVYVYGNVNKQGSLKIREPITLTQAIASAEGLKPAAKTSKIRVLRQTQGKADREEIIYDLGLIDKGKMKDPYLEPNDIVAVSEDKAKAILRGITNTIKNTVPSAAYRF comes from the coding sequence ATGAAAAAGTTAGGAATTTGTTTTACGTTTTATTTTCTGACCCTTTTTTGTGTCGTGAATGCCTTTGGGCAAGCCGTTGCCCCGCAAACAGCAGCAAAACCAACGCCACCAGAATCACTCATCAAAGTCATTTCCACACAGACGCCGGAAGAGGACCAATACAAGATCGGAACACAGGATATACTTGATGTTCAGGTATTTAAGCATCCCGAATTAAATCAGAGGATCGCTGTCGGCCCGCTTGGCACAATTGCCCTTTTTAAGCTTGAAAAGCCTGTAACGGCAGTTTGCAAGACCGCAAGGGAACTCGCGAATGATATAGAAATCGCTTACAAGGAAAAGTACCTGAGAGATCCCGACATCCAGGTAATGGTGCTTGAGCAAAAATCACGCTCATTTGCTGTTATCGGTGCGGTCGAAAAACCCGGAAATTATTTCATTTCGCGAAGGGTGCACCTGCTTGAATTGCTGGCTTTCGCGGGTGGGCCAAATAAGGAATCGGGAACGCGGGTTTTGGTCGCTAGAGCCGGGAGCAATTCGAACTGTAAAGAGAACTCAGCTTCGGCAGGTGATGACGAAGGAATCGAGGTAATGGACTTTAAACTTCGCGACGTCCAGGAAGGTAAACAAACGCTCTGGATGAAGGCGGGAGATGTGGTGTCGGTTTTGGATGCCGACATTGTTTATGTTTATGGAAATGTAAATAAACAAGGCTCGTTAAAGATCCGCGAGCCGATCACTCTGACGCAGGCAATTGCTTCTGCTGAAGGATTAAAACCGGCTGCGAAGACGAGCAAGATTCGAGTCTTACGACAGACTCAGGGAAAGGCTGATCGTGAAGAGATCATTTATGATCTTGGCCTTATCGACAAAGGAAAAATGAAGGACCCGTACCTTGAACCGAACGATATCGTTGCCGTTTCTGAGGATAAAGCAAAGGCGATCTTGCGAGGAATCACAAACACGATCAAGAATACTGTTCCGTCTGCGGCTTACCGTTTCTGA
- the gmd gene encoding GDP-mannose 4,6-dehydratase translates to MKKALITGITGQDGSYLTEILLAKNYEVHGIIRKSSSFNTGRIDHLYRDPEILNKTLFLHYGDLIDPSSLNRLLDKIEPEEIYNLAAQSHVKVSFDIPDYTAQVDALGTLRFLDAIRETGLRRVKFYQASTSELFGKVQETPQTETTPFYPRSPYGVSKLFGYWMIVNYREAYDIFASNGILFNHESPRRGNTFVTKKITREIARLVHGKGGKLILGNLDAKRDWGYAPEFCEGMWRILQHHEADDFVLATGESHSVREFVETAFSNLGIEIDWTGKGVDEKGVINSIDEMVFGEKIGSVERFVSVNDVVVEITPTYYRPTEVDSLIGDASKAEKILGWKAKTRFDELIKIMIDADVESVKNSPADF, encoded by the coding sequence ATGAAAAAGGCGCTCATCACCGGAATTACAGGACAAGACGGCAGTTACCTGACCGAGATCCTGCTTGCAAAAAATTACGAAGTGCATGGGATCATTCGAAAATCCAGCTCCTTTAATACGGGACGTATCGATCACCTTTATCGTGATCCTGAGATACTGAACAAGACCCTATTTCTGCATTACGGAGACCTGATTGATCCTAGCAGTCTTAATCGTTTACTGGACAAGATAGAACCTGAGGAAATATACAACCTGGCCGCGCAAAGCCACGTAAAGGTCTCATTTGATATTCCTGATTACACAGCCCAAGTTGACGCTCTCGGCACATTGAGATTTTTAGACGCCATCCGCGAAACTGGACTCAGAAGAGTAAAATTTTATCAGGCATCAACCTCAGAATTATTTGGAAAAGTGCAAGAAACGCCGCAGACTGAAACCACGCCTTTTTATCCGCGTTCCCCGTACGGAGTTTCTAAGCTTTTTGGATATTGGATGATCGTCAATTATCGCGAGGCATACGATATTTTTGCGAGCAATGGAATTCTGTTCAATCACGAATCACCGCGGCGTGGAAATACCTTCGTAACCAAAAAGATCACTCGCGAGATCGCTCGTCTTGTCCACGGAAAAGGCGGAAAGCTGATTTTAGGAAATCTTGACGCCAAAAGGGATTGGGGTTATGCACCGGAATTTTGCGAAGGTATGTGGCGAATCCTCCAACACCACGAAGCTGACGATTTTGTACTCGCAACCGGAGAATCGCACTCGGTTCGCGAGTTCGTTGAAACCGCATTTTCCAATCTTGGGATCGAGATCGATTGGACAGGAAAAGGCGTCGATGAAAAAGGCGTAATCAACAGTATTGACGAAATGGTCTTTGGAGAGAAGATCGGTTCGGTAGAACGATTTGTTAGTGTCAACGATGTTGTAGTTGAAATAACCCCGACATACTATCGACCGACTGAAGTTGACTCGTTGATCGGCGACGCGTCCAAAGCGGAAAAGATTCTCGGCTGGAAAGCGAAAACGCGCTTCGACGAACTTATCAAGATCATGATCGATGCCGACGTAGAATCCGTTAAAAATTCCCCGGCCGATTTCTAA
- a CDS encoding GDP-L-fucose synthase, producing MNYKEKRIYIAGSGGMVGKAIRNNFEKSGYRDPIVRTSIELDLTDQTKVDRFFSVEKPEVVIVAAAKVGGILANDTYRAEFLYDNLMIEANVIHSAYKHQVEKLIFLGSSCIYPRLASQPIKEESLLTGPLESTNEPYAIAKIAGIKLCENYFRQYQSDFFSVMPTNLYGPNDNFDLQSSHVIPGLIHRLHIAKTAASDEVIVWGSGTPLREFLYVEDLADAVVFLLENLEAREAYAYGISHINIGSGIEIEIRDLVELIKKIVGFEGSIRFDTEKPDGTPRKFLDSSRLSKIGWQPKISLEDGLKLTYDWFLRSGVFENSKHALDHK from the coding sequence ATGAACTACAAAGAAAAGCGGATCTATATTGCGGGTTCCGGCGGTATGGTCGGGAAAGCAATTCGCAACAATTTTGAAAAAAGCGGCTACCGAGATCCGATTGTCCGAACATCCATAGAACTTGATCTGACCGATCAGACTAAGGTCGATCGTTTCTTTTCCGTAGAAAAGCCGGAAGTCGTTATCGTCGCCGCCGCCAAAGTTGGCGGCATTCTAGCGAATGATACGTACCGGGCTGAGTTCCTCTACGACAACCTGATGATCGAGGCGAATGTGATCCATTCCGCTTATAAACATCAGGTCGAAAAACTTATTTTTTTGGGCAGTTCGTGCATTTACCCAAGACTTGCATCACAGCCTATCAAGGAAGAATCTTTGCTTACAGGGCCTCTGGAATCGACGAATGAGCCCTATGCGATCGCAAAGATCGCGGGCATCAAACTTTGCGAAAATTATTTCCGGCAGTACCAGAGCGATTTCTTTTCCGTAATGCCAACAAATCTATACGGCCCGAATGACAACTTCGATCTGCAGTCATCTCACGTTATTCCTGGATTGATCCACAGGCTTCACATCGCTAAAACAGCTGCGTCCGATGAGGTAATTGTTTGGGGAAGCGGTACGCCGCTTCGAGAATTTTTATATGTCGAAGACCTCGCCGATGCCGTTGTATTTTTGCTGGAAAATCTTGAGGCCCGCGAAGCTTATGCTTACGGCATTTCACATATCAACATAGGCTCAGGGATCGAGATCGAGATACGGGATCTCGTCGAGTTAATCAAGAAAATTGTGGGGTTCGAAGGAAGTATTCGTTTTGATACTGAAAAGCCGGACGGCACACCACGAAAATTTTTGGACAGCTCTCGCCTGTCAAAAATCGGCTGGCAGCCAAAAATCTCACTTGAAGATGGATTGAAACTGACCTACGATTGGTTTCTTAGATCAGGAGTTTTCGAAAATTCAAAGCACGCATTGGATCACAAATGA
- the mutS gene encoding DNA mismatch repair protein MutS has protein sequence MENATPMLRQYLEIKKLYPGTILFFRLGDFYEMFNEDALVGSRELEITLTARHKDTPNPIPMCGIPHHAASNYIARLVRKGYRVAICEQTETPTKGTKLVKREVVRVITPGTAIDPQLVESKESVYLAAIYGSGETFGAAFLETSSGQFLATEIVGADSLQKVCGEIESYAPRELLYPRSLEKAVRQVFGASKNDVAQSLFEDNGSPRSSDASLTLTPLDDAEFDLRDAESLLKRQMEVSEISGFGLGGKSAATSAAGACLKYAQETQRATAGHISEIKYFESNDFLVLDAVTLRNLEIFESRGEKSKNTLFGVIDECITGMGSRLLKQWLTRPSIKRSEIQTRLSAVTELSDLILRDKLRFLMKNVSDLERLIGRLNYGTASPRDLIALRRSIGQAPLVNETLSDATSLLLQVLSENIFELPETRDLIDRAISDEPPVNVTDGGVIRDGYDAELDELRGISTSAKQTIAAFEEKERTRTGISNLKIRFNNVFGYYIEISKGAVSRVPDDYERRQTLANAERYSTPQLKEWEQKILGAEDRIAQIETTLFKQVRDKVCEETRKLQSTARAFATLDSLCSLAEVAAKRNYVCPVLHDGDEIEIKSGRHPVVEASLGTSFIPNDLVMNNSTDRLLVITGANMGGKSTVLRQVAIIQILGQIGSFVPASSAKLPVLDRIWTRVGASDDLASGRSTFMVEMTETAAILHNATPRSLVLLDEIGRGTSTFDGLSIAWSVAEYLHNSQEHSAKTLFATHYHELTELAENLPGAKNYQITAAEKDGNVVFLHKLQPGKASKSYGIAVAKLAGLPQTVIERAKGVLEKLEKYELAVFADEKKTGLAKAAAGHAASQYSLFAVTNETAIDELRNTEITTLSAEESKQLLTKIKDKIV, from the coding sequence ATGGAAAATGCAACGCCGATGCTTCGGCAATATCTCGAGATCAAAAAACTGTACCCCGGAACGATCCTTTTCTTCCGGCTGGGCGACTTTTATGAGATGTTCAACGAGGACGCTCTAGTTGGCTCTCGTGAACTTGAGATTACATTAACCGCTCGCCACAAGGACACGCCAAATCCGATCCCAATGTGCGGCATTCCGCATCATGCAGCTTCAAACTACATCGCCCGCTTGGTCCGAAAAGGCTATCGCGTCGCCATCTGTGAACAGACCGAAACGCCTACCAAAGGAACAAAGCTCGTAAAACGCGAGGTCGTCCGGGTCATTACGCCCGGCACCGCGATTGACCCGCAACTTGTCGAATCAAAGGAGTCTGTTTACCTAGCAGCGATATACGGAAGCGGCGAAACTTTCGGAGCAGCTTTCCTTGAAACATCATCCGGTCAATTTTTAGCAACCGAGATCGTCGGAGCGGATTCACTTCAAAAGGTCTGCGGCGAGATCGAGTCTTACGCACCTCGCGAGCTTTTGTATCCACGATCGCTGGAAAAAGCAGTTAGGCAAGTATTTGGAGCGTCAAAAAATGACGTGGCACAGTCTCTTTTTGAAGACAACGGTTCGCCGAGATCGTCCGATGCATCATTGACGCTTACGCCGCTCGATGACGCAGAATTCGATCTTCGGGATGCGGAAAGCCTTCTCAAACGCCAGATGGAAGTGAGCGAAATTTCGGGATTTGGTCTCGGCGGGAAAAGTGCCGCGACAAGTGCCGCTGGAGCCTGTCTAAAATACGCGCAGGAAACGCAGCGTGCGACAGCTGGCCATATTTCCGAGATAAAATATTTCGAGTCCAACGATTTTCTCGTCCTCGATGCGGTGACGCTGCGGAATCTTGAGATATTTGAATCTCGCGGCGAAAAGAGTAAGAACACGCTTTTTGGCGTTATCGACGAGTGTATTACCGGAATGGGATCGCGGCTCTTAAAGCAATGGCTAACAAGGCCGTCGATCAAGCGCAGTGAAATTCAAACCCGACTTTCGGCGGTGACCGAACTTTCCGATCTGATTCTACGCGACAAGCTACGTTTCCTGATGAAGAACGTGAGCGATCTCGAACGTCTCATCGGCCGCTTAAACTACGGAACGGCAAGCCCTCGCGATCTGATCGCGTTGCGTCGCTCGATCGGCCAGGCTCCACTTGTAAATGAGACGCTGTCGGACGCGACTTCCCTGCTGCTTCAAGTATTGTCCGAGAACATTTTCGAATTGCCTGAGACACGCGATCTTATCGACCGTGCCATTAGTGATGAACCTCCCGTCAATGTAACCGACGGAGGTGTGATCCGCGATGGTTACGATGCCGAACTCGACGAGCTTCGCGGCATCTCGACTTCCGCGAAACAGACCATCGCTGCGTTTGAAGAAAAAGAGCGAACACGCACCGGAATTTCAAATCTAAAGATCCGTTTCAACAACGTCTTCGGCTACTACATCGAGATATCGAAAGGAGCTGTTTCACGTGTTCCCGACGATTACGAACGCCGCCAGACGCTCGCCAACGCCGAACGCTATTCGACGCCGCAGCTAAAAGAATGGGAGCAGAAAATACTCGGTGCCGAAGACCGCATCGCCCAGATCGAGACTACGTTATTCAAACAAGTTAGAGATAAAGTCTGCGAAGAAACGCGCAAACTACAGTCCACCGCAAGAGCATTTGCTACGTTAGACTCACTCTGCTCTTTGGCTGAGGTCGCAGCAAAAAGAAATTACGTTTGCCCTGTTTTGCATGATGGCGATGAGATCGAGATCAAGAGCGGCCGTCATCCCGTTGTCGAAGCCTCGCTTGGCACATCGTTCATTCCTAACGACCTTGTGATGAACAACTCGACCGACCGTCTGCTGGTCATCACCGGCGCAAACATGGGCGGCAAATCGACCGTCCTGCGTCAAGTCGCGATCATTCAGATCCTCGGACAGATCGGTTCGTTCGTCCCGGCCTCGTCGGCCAAACTTCCGGTCCTCGACCGGATCTGGACGCGTGTCGGAGCGTCGGACGATCTTGCATCGGGCCGCTCGACCTTCATGGTCGAGATGACCGAGACTGCCGCCATCCTCCACAACGCCACGCCGCGAAGCCTCGTCCTGCTCGATGAGATCGGACGCGGCACTTCGACCTTTGACGGATTATCTATCGCCTGGTCCGTCGCCGAGTATCTTCATAATTCACAGGAGCACTCTGCAAAGACCTTATTCGCCACGCACTATCACGAATTGACCGAGCTTGCCGAAAACCTACCCGGAGCAAAAAATTATCAGATAACGGCTGCCGAAAAGGACGGTAATGTTGTGTTCCTCCACAAACTCCAACCCGGCAAAGCCTCAAAATCTTACGGCATCGCCGTCGCCAAACTCGCCGGTCTGCCGCAAACAGTAATCGAACGTGCCAAAGGCGTCCTCGAGAAGCTCGAAAAATACGAACTCGCCGTCTTTGCCGACGAAAAGAAAACCGGCCTAGCCAAAGCCGCTGCGGGCCACGCCGCCTCGCAATATTCCCTCTTCGCCGTAACAAACGAAACCGCCATAGACGAACTACGCAACACCGAAATCACCACCCTCTCCGCCGAAGAATCCAAACAGCTTCTTACAAAGATCAAAGACAAGATCGTTTAA